One Rhododendron vialii isolate Sample 1 chromosome 2a, ASM3025357v1 genomic region harbors:
- the LOC131317372 gene encoding uncharacterized protein LOC131317372 — protein MREFSRRNPPTFDGTSSDPLVADHWLAQIRKLFNALKITEDDLRDARRAARTAAQVNEPDVENLTWAEFETLFEEQYFPETSREQLRDQFEKLEQGSMSVSEYAQKFQSLSRFAPELVATEERRCRRFEKGLHNTVRRMVMVQRKTKYVEVVECARSIEIAKEAQRNRGVWEPRQQIVSVSSSSGSFGSQGWKRQREPSQQPSNQSNFRVPSSSGTRGALSRPPPMCYKCNQPGHIRAQCPHREKACYVCGKTDHLARSCPQGSGMHSESGFVQQLGTGYNVGQQFRGTQRQQQPHFCQTTSVQSSGGDKGASTSAPTQGSGQRGGFAQGQSTQGRVFNINSNASPSVSQAPEASVVRGGRTPLDRICRDCELVICDRRFVLDCILLEMSGFDLILGMDWLSTFQATIDCFKRRVRIFPLEGSCFQFFGEHREPLEPYLCGSRERESIYSLLASLTLDEDLSTRGELPLVVCKFPDVFPEELPGLPPEREIEFVIDLLPGTAPISVPPYHFASAELRELKTQLQELENLGFIHPSTSPWGAPAHFGQKKDGSLRLCIDYRKLNRVTIKNKYPMPRIDDLFDQLRGATCFSKIDLRSGYHQLRVRREDIPKTAFRTRYGHYEFVVMPFGLTNAPATFIDLMNHIFRVYLDHFVVVFVDDILIYSPTEEEHQSHLTIVLEILREHQLYAKLSKCEFWLSEVKILGHVVSKGGVSVDPGKIESVMNWQRPKNVFKIRSFLGLAGYYRRFVLNFSRLAAPMTRLTRGIGMRVDASEASSSVWIATVENSRAELPYT, from the exons ATGCGAGAATTTAGCCGTAGGAATCCACCGACGTTTGATGGGACAAGTAGTGACCCTCTTGTGGCCGATCATTGGTTAGCACAAATCCGTAAACTTTTCAACGCTCTTAAGATTACCGAAGATGATTTACGA GATGcgaggagagcggcaaggaccgcggctcaagtaAATGAACCGGATGTTGAGAATTTGACGTGGGCCGAGTTTGAGACTTTATTTGAGGAGCAATACTTTCCAGAGACTAGTCGTGAGCAGTTGAGAGATCAGTTTGAAAAGTTGGAGCAGGGGAGTATGAGCGTGTCGGAGTACGCTCAAAAGTTTCAGTCTTTATCTCGAtttgcgccagagttggtggcgacggagGAGAGGAGATGTAGACGTTTTGAGAAGGGGCTTCATAATACTGTGAGGAGAATGGTAATGGTGCAACGTAAGACAAAATACGTCGAGGTTGTTGAGTGTGCGAGAAGTATTGAGATAGCAAAGGAAGCGCAGAGGAATAGGGGAGTTTGGGAACCGAGGCAACAAATTGTGAGTGTGAGTTCGTCGTCGGGAAGCTTTGGGAGTCAAGGATGGAAGAGACAGAGGGAACCATCGCAGCAACCATCTAATCAATCCAACTTTAGGGTACCTTCTTCTTCAGGGACTCGAGGTGCTTTGTCTAGACCTCCACCTATGTGCTACAAGTGTAATCAACCTGGACACATTCGTGCTCAATGTCCACACCGCGAGAAGGCTTGTTACGTTTGTGGTAAAACGGATCATCTTGCTAGGAGTTGTCCTCAGGGGTCGGGAATGCATAGTGAGTCGGGTTTCGTGCAGCAGTTGGGAACGGGGTATAATGTGGGCCAACAGTTTAGGGGCactcagaggcagcagcagcctcACTTCTGCCAGACTACGTCGGTTCAAAGTTCCGGGGGTGATAAGGGAGCGAGTACTTCCGCGCCCACTCAGGGTTCTGGTCAGAGGGGAGGTTTTGCACAAGGTCAAAGTACCCAGGGGCGTGTTTTCAACATCAACTCGAATGCTTCACCTTCTGTTTCTCAGGCTCCAGAGGCATccgttgtgaggg GGGGTAGAACGCCTCTTGATcgtatttgtcgagattgtgagTTGGTCATTTGTGACCGTCGTTTTGTACTCGACTGCATCCTTTTGGAaatgtcggggtttgatcttatcttgggaatggattggttatccacATTTCAGGCTACCATCGATTGCTTcaagcgtcgagttcgtatttTTCCTCTTGAGGGTTCTTGTTTCCAATTCTTTGGGGAACATCGGGAGCCGTTGGAACCGTATTTATGTGGGTCTCGAGAGCGCGAGTCAATTTATTCCttgttggcgagtttgacgttagatgaAGATTTGTCGACACGTGGGGAGTTACCTTTAGTAGTTTGCAAATTTCccgatgtttttcctgaagagttacctggtttacctccTGAAAGAGAGATTGAATTCGTTATCGATTTACTAcccggtaccgctcctatctccGTACCTCCGTATCATTTTGCGTCCGCCGAATTAAGAGAGTTAAAGACTCAGTTGCAGGAATTGGAGAACTTAGGGTTCATTCATCCGAGtacgtcaccgtggggagcaccggctcaTTTCgggcaaaagaaggatggttcactccgcTTGTGCATCGATTATCGTAAGCTAAACCGAGttaccattaagaataagtatcccatgcctagaatcgatgatttgtttgatcaacttcggggtgcgacctgtttttccaaaattgatttgaggtccggttatcacCAGTTGAGGGTTCGGAGGGAGGATATTCCTAAGACCGCATTCcgcactcgttatggccattacgaattcgttgttatgcctttcggattGACGAACGCTCCAGCTACATTCATAGACTTAATGAATCATATCTTTCGTGTGTACCTTGATCattttgtggttgtattcgtCGATGATATTCTTATCTATTCGCCAACagaggaggaacaccaatcgCATCTCACCATTGTTCTTGAAATCTTAAGGGAGCACCAATTGTACGCcaagcttagtaagtgtgagttttggctaTCCGAAGTCAAAATTTTGGGTcacgtggtttcgaagggtggcgtgtccgttgatccgggaaagatagagtccgttatgaattggcaacgaccgaaGAACGTGTTTAAAATTCGTAGTTTCTTAGGTTTGGCCGGGTACTACCGTCGTTTCGTTCTCAACTTCTCTCGTTTAGCTGCACCAATGACTAGATTAACCC GAGGGATTgggatgcgtgttgatgcaaGCGAGGCGAGTAGTAGCGTATGGATCGCGACAGTTGAAAACTCACGAGCAGAATTACCCTACACATGA